In one Oscillospiraceae bacterium genomic region, the following are encoded:
- a CDS encoding integrase, giving the protein MMETNTLSKIEAYAQYLVQEERSCATIEKYLRDAKVFLIWLGDRPLDKMAMLGYKETLMEKYAAVSVNSMLAAVNGYLKFIGRPECTVKSLKTQRRLFCAKERELTKAEYLRLVEASKRQGNMRLSMVMQAICSTGIRVSELEFITADAVQTGRAEVRCKGKQRTVFLPHQLCRQLAQYKKEQGIVAGPVFVTKGGRPLDRSNIWAEMKRLCREAGVAESKVFPHNLRHLFARTFYGVEKDIIQLADLLGHSSIETTRIYMISTGSEHMQKIDRMGLVLQFGGA; this is encoded by the coding sequence AGTACTTGGTGCAGGAGGAGCGCAGCTGCGCTACGATTGAGAAATACCTGCGGGATGCGAAGGTCTTTCTAATCTGGCTTGGGGATCGTCCACTGGACAAGATGGCCATGCTGGGCTATAAGGAAACACTTATGGAGAAATACGCTGCCGTCAGCGTGAACTCCATGTTGGCTGCGGTGAACGGCTATCTCAAGTTCATCGGCCGGCCGGAGTGTACGGTGAAGAGCCTAAAAACTCAGCGCCGGCTGTTCTGCGCTAAAGAGCGTGAGCTGACCAAGGCGGAGTACCTGCGGCTGGTGGAAGCATCCAAACGCCAAGGGAACATGCGGCTGAGCATGGTCATGCAGGCTATCTGTTCCACGGGTATCCGGGTAAGCGAGTTGGAATTCATTACAGCGGACGCAGTGCAGACGGGCCGGGCTGAAGTGCGCTGCAAGGGCAAGCAGCGCACGGTGTTCCTGCCGCATCAACTCTGCCGCCAGCTTGCACAATACAAAAAGGAACAGGGGATCGTGGCGGGCCCGGTATTCGTTACAAAGGGTGGGCGGCCCTTGGACCGCAGCAATATTTGGGCAGAGATGAAACGGCTGTGCAGGGAGGCAGGCGTGGCGGAAAGCAAAGTATTTCCTCATAATCTGCGCCACCTTTTCGCCCGGACTTTCTACGGTGTAGAAAAGGATATTATCCAGCTGGCCGATCTTTTGGGCCACAGCAGCATTGAAACTACCCGTATCTATATGATCTCTACCGGAAGTGAGCATATGCAGAAGATTGATCGAATGGGGCTGGTACTCCAGTTCGGGGGAGCATAA